Proteins found in one Methylophaga thalassica genomic segment:
- a CDS encoding RNA-binding S4 domain-containing protein, translated as MSQTIEVELTSTPVELYKVLKFEGIAASGAEAKLFIEQGLVSVNGELETRKRRKIVGGDEIGFEDITLIISE; from the coding sequence ATGTCTCAAACAATCGAAGTCGAACTCACCAGTACACCGGTTGAGCTATATAAAGTACTTAAATTCGAAGGTATCGCAGCCAGCGGTGCAGAAGCTAAACTCTTTATTGAGCAAGGTCTGGTTTCTGTAAATGGCGAACTGGAAACACGGAAGCGCAGAAAAATTGTCGGTGGAGATGAAATTGGCTTTGAAGATATTACCCTGATTATCTCTGAATAA